The Sedimentibacter sp. zth1 DNA segment AGGATGTAGTGACCTCTTCCCGTACAATTTTTATATGTTATAAATCGTATATATTAACAACAATTCTATGCAATACTAACCTTATATTTATCATAAATAGAATAACTAATCATTTCAAAATCTGTAACTGTATTAACTCTTTATATTGATCAATTATTTTGTTTAATTCATCAAGAGAAATAAAATCTGATAATCTCAATGATTTATTTATTTTTATTGCTTGTAAATATTCTGACCTAACTTCACTAATCTGCTTTACAATTTTTACTTCTTCTAAAATTTTCATCATAGAATATACGTCTAAAAATAAAGCACGAAAATATGTATTCATAGCATATTGTAGCGAATTTACACTTTGCTCTTTTTGACAAAAATCTTCAACTTCTTTTCTATATCTTTCTAGATATATAACTGAATTATTGATTTCTTTTTTTATATCTAATTCAAAATTTTCTATGTGCTTGTCTATATAAGAAATAATAGCTGTTCCATCTATCTTTTCTTTAAGTTCATCAGAACCATATTTATAGTATTTAGGCTCATTTGCATCCTTGCGCCTGTTATTTAAAAAAATATATTCATTATTTTCATTCCCAAAATAAATAACTGCATGCTTATAACCTTCAGAAATATTTAAACCTATCATTGCTTTTTGTTTTAGTGTATTGAAAAAAGATAATACATCTTCTTTAGATACTTTATTCTCAATAAGTTTTAAATTCCACTTTTGTAAGTAATAATTAAAATACTTGTCCTCTTGAAGCATTGAACCAGATAAATAACGCTTCCATCTCTCATCAAATTTAAATATAAAAGGTACTTTCATTTCAATTGCTAGTTGATAATCTTCTATGTCAATTGAAAAATCTTCAAGCATATTAGCAACTCCAGCAAAGGAACATGAATTATTAAACGTCATGTATTTCATTATCTTATTCTCCCATATGCAATAACTTATTTCATTCCTATTTTTTTACAAAAGCATATATAACTTTATAATATCTCTTTTTTTAATATGACCCCTAAAATAACCACGATATCACTATTTCCTATCGTCGCGCGGGTTTACGAAGTTATCGAGTTAGACAGTTTACTGTCTAACTTGATAATTTTGTAAACCTGCTGATAGGCGATGTGGCGCTAGCCCAAGCCTGTCAGCGGGGTACCCGCGCGACGATAAACAAAATGACGCGCTAGCGGCATTTTGCTTATCGTCTCTGTGTTCACGACGTTCCTATCCTATTAATAGCAATATACTTCAAAGTGTCGATATCCTTAGTTAGATAAATAACATCTTTACATGAATAGGAATGTATGAGGGCACGCCCTAGAGTTGTTATAGTATCAAACCGACCCTACCCGAATGAACGGGAACACATTGTTATTTGATGTTTTTCCATCCACGACCCGTTAACTTCGCTTTTTAGCAAGAAACCTAATCACGTTGTGTATATATAATGATAACCTATTCCCAATATAGTACGTAACATTAAGGGTTCGTGTTATCCTGCCCCTAACCTACAGTACATTTGAGTTCGTACCTTCAATATTTTAAATGGATGGAAAAATGTTATATAACGTTTCTGTGTTCCCGACGTCACTGAACCGGACAATCATAGCTAGACCGTCTTGGCGGTGGTCACATCCGGTGAAGTGATGTGGTCTGACTTTCCCCGTCGACGTTCTCCTAAGACCCTTGCGTGAACATGTTGTTAGGTGCTGCTAGTTTACTACTTCCATAAACGTTTACCATTTAATTGATTTAATTGATTTTATAGATTGTAAATTGTAACTTTTTTATATATGGTATTAAATACAATAACTAATTTCAAATAGTTGCTTATTTAGCATATACAATATAATTTTAATAAATAATTATCAGGTTTATTAGTTTCTAGTTTCGTTATAAAAATGAAGAACTAAATCTGTAAATATTCCTCCACTTATAAAACCTAATTTGTTATATAAACTAATAGCGGGAGTATCTTCTATATATGCATTTAGTTTTATCACTGGTGTATTTGTAAAATCGACACTTAAAGCGTTGTTAACCATTGCTTTTCCGAAACCAAGCTTCCTATATTCAGATAGAACATATAATTCAAAAATACAACCAAACATATTTGGAGCTTCATCATATCTACCTGATATACATCCTCCAACTATTTTATTTGTACTCTTTTCTCTTACTATTGATGTCATACTATATGTATTAGTTTGTTTAAATGCCTCTATATCTTCCTTTAGTCCTGATACTAATTCATCTTTATCATTAAGTATTACATATTTTGTTATACATGAATCTCTATATGCTTTAATTTGTACCAAAGCTAATTCTTCATAATCTTGTTCTTTCACATTTTCTAATATAAAATCTTTATTTATATTCATCTCAATATTTTCTGTAGGTCTACACATATAATTTCTTTGTTCTGAAATTTTAGCTCCTAAATTTTGTAAAACCTCTGTATCTTGTTTAAGCATTTCCGCAAAATGCATGCAACTAAGTTTGCTTTTTCTTTTTATATAATCTATTACAATTTTCCAAAACAATTCTCTATCGTTATATGGTGGTATTAAAAATGAATTTGATATTTCATCATCCTCTATAATTACACCACCAATGCAAATGTTTTCCAGAAAAACAAAATAACAATTTTCTTTTAAACTTGTTTCATCTAATCTCATTTTCCAATCAAACCACATATTTATATCTTCTTTTGAATAAATTGTATGATATATTGAAAATTGTTTGCTTTTGACTTCTTTAAAATAATATTCTCGCATATATTCCTCCATCCTTTCAAATATACTAATTTGGTAAATATTTTGTCACTAATATATTTTAAAATACAATTATACCAATCTAAAATTTTTGCTTATAAAAAACTAGTTGCACCTAACGCCTCTGTGTTCACGACTTCACTGAACCGGACATCAGAGCTAGACCGTCTTGGCGGTGGTCACCCCCGGTGAAGTGATGTGGTCTGACTTGCCCGCTTGACGTTACTACTAAGACCCTTGTGTGAACATTTTGTTATGTAACGTTGTATATTCACATCCCTTATTACCAACCTAATTTAAGTAATTACAAAATTTTAAAATTGTATTTTATATTTCGTCTATAAGAGATTCTTTGCTATGAACTTCAACCAGCTCAATTGGAGATTTCCAGCCTTCAATTGAGACCTCTAAAACAACTGTTATAAAATATGTATTCTTTCTTTTAATATATCCAACGTTAATCATAAGATCGTTTTGAAATATAATTGTTAACATAATTTATTTGTTTTTTTCATATATTCCTCTAAAACTAAGTATTATAAATACTATATTATATTTTAACTAATGAAATAAGGTAAAAACAAACCTGCTATTATTACAGTCATTGAAATTGATGCTATAACTAATTCCTTTGTAGCTAATTTCCCATTTTTTAATGACTTGACTAATCCATCAACAAAAGAAAATACAAAAACAAATGGCCAAACAAACCAAGCTACAATATAGATATTACCAATTATTTCAAATATTTTAGCGTACATTTATTACCTCCAAATTAATATAAATACATTTGTGTTCAAAAAATTAAGGATACAGATATAATTTGTTTCACTTAAATTTGACACGATAAAATTTCTCTGACATGAATATACAATGTTATATAACGGTCTTGTGTTCACGACGTCGCTGAA contains these protein-coding regions:
- a CDS encoding GNAT family N-acetyltransferase, yielding MREYYFKEVKSKQFSIYHTIYSKEDINMWFDWKMRLDETSLKENCYFVFLENICIGGVIIEDDEISNSFLIPPYNDRELFWKIVIDYIKRKSKLSCMHFAEMLKQDTEVLQNLGAKISEQRNYMCRPTENIEMNINKDFILENVKEQDYEELALVQIKAYRDSCITKYVILNDKDELVSGLKEDIEAFKQTNTYSMTSIVREKSTNKIVGGCISGRYDEAPNMFGCIFELYVLSEYRKLGFGKAMVNNALSVDFTNTPVIKLNAYIEDTPAISLYNKLGFISGGIFTDLVLHFYNETRN